A region of Gracilinanus agilis isolate LMUSP501 chromosome 3, AgileGrace, whole genome shotgun sequence DNA encodes the following proteins:
- the LOC123238761 gene encoding hypoxanthine-guanine phosphoribosyltransferase-like has product MANISPSIWIGDDEAGYDLDCFCIPKHYAQDLEKVLIPHGLIMDRTERLAQDVLKEMGGSPIVALCVLKGAYKFFADLLDSMETLNRNRDQSNPVTVDFIRLSSYCNDQSTGTVTVMGGADLSSLTGKNVLIVEDIIDTGKTMQTLLSLVEQHQPKVVRVASLLVKRSPQSGGYRPDFVGFEIPDRYVVGYAFDYNDYFRDLNHICTLSETARDKHALCREALKHSGETQPRDIWTPS; this is encoded by the coding sequence ATGGCAAACATCAGCCCCAGCATCTGGATTGGAGATGATGAAGCAGGCTATGACTTGGACTGTTTTTGCATCCCGAAGCATTATGCTCAAGATCTGGAAAAAGTCTTGATCCCTCATGGGCTCATCATGGACAGGACTGAACGCCTGGCACAAGACGTGCTGAAGGAGATGGGAGGCAGCCCCATTGTGGCCCTCTGTGTCCTCAAGGGGGCCTATAAGTTCTTTGCTGATTTGCTGGATTCTATGGAGACCCTGAACAGGAACAGAGACCAGTCCAACCCCGTGACTGTGGATTTCATCAGACTGAGCAGCTACTGTAATGACCAGTCCACAGGGACAGTCACAGTGATGGGGGGAGCTGATCTCTCCAGCCTAACTGGCAAGAATGTCTTGATTGTGGAAGATATCATTGACACGGGGAAAACCATGCAGACTTTGCTTTCCCTGGTGGAGCAGCATCAGCCAAAGGTGGTGAGAGTAGCCAGCCTGCTGGTGAAAAGGAGCCCTCAAAGTGGGGGATACAGACCAGACTTTGTGGGCTTTGAAATTCCAGACAGATACGTGGTGGGATATGCCTTTGACTACAATGACTACTTCAGGGACTTAAACCATATCTGTACCCTGAGTGAGACTGCCAGAGACAAGCATGCCTTGTGTAGAGAAGCTCTGAAACACTCTGGGGAGACCCAACCACGAGACATCTGGACCCCCAGTTAA